In the Balearica regulorum gibbericeps isolate bBalReg1 chromosome 3, bBalReg1.pri, whole genome shotgun sequence genome, TAGTTTTCCTCCAAAAGGGCCTTTCACGTCTCTCCCCTGCCTTTAATAGCTGCAGAAGCGAGTGCCAAATGAGACAGCTTTAGACAggataaaaatcaataattaCCCCCTTCAGAGTCATCAGTAACTAAGTCTCTTTTGGTCATTAACTTACAGTTTCCATGACTTCACACACAGTGTCAGATCCCAAATGCCTGCCACAGTCATTCTATCTTCGTACAACCAGAtgactacatttttttaaaatccttttttgtcTGCATACATTTGGTTCATCTATGTACAAATCATCATTGGAAAAAGCAATGGCACACTAACgaagaatatttttgcagagaATCCCTCCTCTAAGAGCTCTAACCTTTCAAACAGTGGTGCAGATCCTCTTATATCAGCTTGGCACTGGTGCAATTCCAGCAACAAAGCCACTTCTGAGTTACACTTTCACGAAGGGAGTGACATCAGGCACATCTATTGCAACGGATAAAATCTACACATAggtaatgcatttttcttgggAGAAGACTCTCTCAAAAACTTGACTTGAGGGTGTTTTCGATGATGTTGACATCCCGTTCTGCCATCCTGACTTCCACATTTGTGCACTGCCGGAGCCGCTTCTGGAAGTTCCCACTGAGTAAGATGTAGAGAAATGGAttaatgctgctgctggcataGCTGAGGCAGATGGAGATGTAGTAGCTCACGTAGAAGGTCAGGGTCGGCTGAGAAACCCGAAGATTCACGAGCTGGATCACGTGGAAAGGGGCAGCGCTTACCACAAACACGCTGACCAGAGCAAACACCATCTTAGTGAGCCTCATGACTCTTTGCCTGGGGATACTGGTGGTGtaactgcaaaacaaagaaggaTCCCTAGCACAGAAAGTCAAGATGGGAAAATTATGTCATGGATTGAGTACACTGATGAAATGGCAGTTATTTGAGACCAAATTAACTTACATTTAAGCAAAGGACAGCTCtcaataacttcatttttttgttgtttgcacattattgtttcttttgcttAGGCTGAATTTGATCCTATAGCACACACATACAGAAGCCACTGAGAACTGTTTACATGTATTTGTTGAAATACtgacaattattttcattaaaaacacttACTCTTTTTCAACATAGGACCTATATAGCTTTGAATTCCTTTTCATCTATGACTACATTTTTTTGCTAACAACTGGAACAGAAATATCCAGTTAAAACATGACTATTATGAGCTTAAAGGAGACttagagaaaagaagaaaatgctcttCTTGCCTGAGGAATTAAAATCCAGACTAAAATGGAAatcaattttggttttaatagaaaattgGTAGAAGCTGAAATACAAAGCACATAGTCCTAGAACCAAAACATGCTGACCAGGCGCTGCTGTCAGGGAAAATGGGAAATTGTATTTCACATGGTTTAtgtgtgaattttcttttcttgcctcGGCGTCCCCAGGCCGTGAAGAGTGGCTGGGGATCCTTGTGGGGCCTGGAGTCCCATTCCCACAGGAGGGGCAATGCAGCCTGGAAGCACCTCACCCGCAGCCCCCTGGGCCACAGCAGCTGGTACCAGACGTAGCGCCCAGATCCTCCCAGGGTTTCCTAATCCTTGAACTGAAAGTTTGGAGCCACGAGACCCCAGTGGGAAGACGCTCTTCTGCAGCCAGAAGTGCAGGATTGGGTCATGCCTTTTTGTTGTCCTTAGATAAGCCGAAGACTTCAGCCATAACCTGCTCCTCGGTGTTTCCTTCTAACTGGGTTATCTTGCTCACTCCCCTGAATCTCATCCCCAGCCTGTTTCCTGGGAACCTAATGCAGCATCTGAAGCATTTAAAGTTACATGATGCAATGTCTAAATGGCGTTTTAGGACTAATCCTTTCGACTTGTTACATATAAAATCTTTGCAGTGTGAGCAGAGCATCTGAAATAGGAAGAAGCATGAATAATACTTTACCtctctgctttcttgttttgctgATACGTCTCCCACGtgtaacataaaattaaaatatagcaaATAACTATCAgtggtaaaggaaaaaagaaagttgttaTAGTAAGATAAAGTGTATAcctgtaaaacaaaatgcaaaaagaacaaacaggGTGATTACACAAAGAGAATctcataaatgtaaaaaaatataaatgaaatttttcataaagTGGTCTCTAATTTGTGATTCTTGATTAGAGATACATGGAGCCTGTCTTAAGGAGCAGCAAGTACCTAGAACTGCAAGCAGGTTTTAGTATTGAAGTCTGTGTTCAGCACTTCTAGGAATACTGTTGACTACAAGAGCTACAAATTATGCCTCTTAACTTTCCAAAtactgtatgtgtgtgttttttctagCACTTGTATAATTAGTGGGAACTCTTGCAAGCATTTATGCAAGTCGGTCTGCTTAGTCCTCTGATATTTTGCTAGTCTAATAGTAGACCAGTGATGACCACCTTCTGAGCACAGTTTTTTCAACCACTTTTGCATCATTAGTGTAATCTAATCTACATCATCTTTCCTAGTTGGTTTGCTGGTATTTTGTTACAATTCAAGttaatttgtttctatttattctttatCAACTGAAGAACTGCCatcaaagaaggaaattagaTTGTTTTGTTATAATTTGTTCTGGACAAATAGACATACAGATTGGGAGCTTAATAATTTGTTAAGCTTTCTGGTTATTGAagttaattgtattttttactttatctaCCAGAGTCTCCTTTTACttgtcttcatatttttctgtatgaacACCTCTAATGTGGAATTAAGCAAGCCTCTGACAAATTGGTCATGCCATCAGAGAGGATGGACTAGACTGAATTCCAAAAGACCTTTCAACCCtgtttttctcctattttctctgatttctttcagGCTTTTGGGGGTCTCAAGTCCCTCACGAGGACAGTCATATTTCAGGGATTGTTTTTACTAATACCTTAAGTCTTCAGCAGTGAATTTCATCAAGCTTTGatgacattaaaatatttaacttttgtactgttacacatttttttccctctttttgttttggtgctCTGgagttaaaattaattccattaaaaatctgtttgcaatTCAGTTTgggtggagggggaagggaggttGGAACAGAAAAGACAGTCTCTTAGGCTTTGTCTACGTTAACAAGTAGTACATATCAGTAGTGAAAATCTGTAGATTGATCATGTTTAGGACATGATACATTACATGTTAGGGGGTTTAACCTTGAATTTTCTCTAATTGGATGCTGTGGATTGAGGACTGAATACACAACAGTGATTGGAGTCCATTCAATGGGTTCCCAGAGCACTTTTCCCAGTCTGATTTCACCTGAAAAGAATACAGATCATGTGCTCTGAGACTGCTGAATAATATCAACTCAAGTGTGGTAATTAGAGACAATTCCGATACTAATTTCAAAAATACCTTCCTTATCCAAATGAACATGTTAATGTAAAAACACCCAGTATCAGTTAAAATTTGCTCTCTGTTACGTAAGGTTTTTAAAACGTTCTTTTACGTCCCTTGCTAGTCATGACTCAACAAGCTAGCTTGAATTCAACACATAGTCAGGAATCTGCTGGACCACAAGATATTGGAAAGTCACATATGCAAATTGAGGAGTGTTTAATCTCTTCTGTGATCTATATCTTCCAAACATGACAGTCTGCCAGGTCAGGAAGGGCAATGGGAACCCATTTGTGAACAACAGTTACCCAAACGCAGCAAGAGAAGACAAGGAGAAATAGAAATCCTTCACTGTTACATTTGCTATGTGGGAACTGTCTTGCTGAACTCGGTCACGCTGGCGCTGCCTCTATATTACCAATACAATCTGAGATGCAATTATTTGAATGATACAAGGCTCAGCTTCAGCTTTTAATTCTATTCCATCTATCCATCCATCTGCCTGTCGGGGATGTCAAAGATAAAATGGGTGGTATCctcaacagcagctgcagacaTGATCTCTTGAGCTTTGAAAGCTTACCAGAGAACATCATCAGGTGAGGTTAGATCAAAAGCGCAACTTTCCAAACCATCTTTGAACTTTATTACTTTTGAGTAGACCCACACAGGGAACATCAGAATAAGTGATGCCACCCATAAACATAAATTGGCTCGAATTGTCTTTGATCTTGTTCTCAGGTGGGTTAGGCGAAATGGCTGGACAAGAGCGAGGTACCTGTAAAAGCAGATAACAAAAGTATaatagaaaaacaagaaaatatttatgttaatattgttgaccacaaaataaaaattctaataGCCATTGCAGGGGAaggaaagtgcatttttttaaaagttgtctAGTAAGACATGTCAGAATAgcttttattcaaataattCCCTTAACATTCAACAAACGATCATGCTTTTGCTCACAACATTATTCAATTAACATGATAAgagtttttaataaattatagtAGATTAGCATGTAGGAGATGATAGAATTTAAAAACTCAGACATACAAGAAGCAAGCAGTGACAAAATCTGAGATTAAGTTAGTTCTGGAAAAGGACTGGAGATAATTTAATACAGGCAAGaccactataaaaaaaaataaaatagaacttTCTAATATAGTTTAGCTCTAGGAATGCCTAAGTCTGTTACAGttgtaatttaaatgtttaGTCCCCACATAACTGAAGATAAAACTGAAAGACTTCACTACCTCAGAAATAAACTTCAGTTAGCAGTGGCTCATGATAAAAAACAAATTCTCCTTTTTCACAACCTTCACATTTCCTAAAATGTTGGGGTAAACAATTTATTGGATGAAAATGCATTAAAGTGGGCAATCTTTGAGCTGAAAGCAGAATATTAAATACAACAATTCACATGTCatagaaaagaagaggaagttAAAAGGGGGgtatttttcctctatttttttcaggagtgAGTAGGGTCCACAAAATCCACTGCGTTTGGTACACCTTTTCATTTCCAGATGAGATCAGACTACCTACTAACATGACCACTGATTCAGAGCTTAGCAACTTGTTTGGGAAGAACAATATGAGATCACCTTAGAATAAATTCAACAAAGGTAAAGAAACCTGACaatgaatttcttcctttttctttctgtcctttgcaCACACAGAATCTGTCATACTCGGACCAGACCCTCTTTCTAAAGGGTTATCATCTATACATGGAGTCCTACAGCACTTGTGCTCAGGTAATTAAGAAAGCAGATTTGGAAAGTACATCATTGTtgcagaagacttttttttccagaaagtagTATTTTCAGTGTGTTCTGAACTAGGGCCATTAGAGATTAATTCTCTATTGCTCTTAAGCTCTATACCTTAGCTAGAAATTAAAGACTCTCTCTCAATCAGTGAACTATTTATGTTGTTCACAGATCAAGtgagaaaactgcaaaaaacccaataaaagcCTGCAGGGAACAGTCCTCATAATAACACAATTCCTTCTTAAAGGTATTTCATGAAGGAAAACCAGGTGTAAACTTGTATTAGGTTGAttaaattattagaaataaagGACTAGAGTTTGACGAAGTGATACTAGATTTACATTGTTAACAAGAACAAGAAGCCAGATAGGAGTATGTAACACCAACTGCAATCTGCGCAAATCGAATgttgcattttgctttcagttacCCTGGCACGCATCTGCATTTACTTGCCTAAAACCAGGAACACTGCTGTGCATTTTCTTCAATGCAGCCGAAAGCGGGAGCTTAGTAAGTGATTGGCTGCTTAAGAATGTGTTTGTCAGGCTGAAACCTCAAGTTTAATTAGACTGTGGATTAAATAGTCCAGTAGTGATATCAGCAAATAATCAGAAATATCATTAACTGGACAGCATAACTTTCAATACCTGTCATTCCTTTGCTGTGTTGCTGTATCTGTATTAACACATAGCCATACTTGTACATTTTACATGATGTAAATATCTGACACAAATCATAAGATCCTTGTCTGTAGATGCTAGCAACATGTTGCCTGCAAGACCTTGAAATGTTGCTTGACGTCCTGTACTTGTTTTTCCACAGATCAGGTTCACCAGCCTGACAGAACAAGGTGCCTGCAACACCTCAGATGCTTGGTATTATTGCCCTTGGGGCAATGAAGATCAGAGACCAGTGTGTAAGATCAAGAAAGATTAATATTTCATGtgataataaattattttcagtcttgCTTGAATATTAGTAtggaaaagatttctttcattattcAAGCTGTGCAACAACCAAGTTATTTTCACTAAATAAGGTTAAAGTAATGGCCATTATTGCTAGAATCAGCAAAAGGCTTTTCTGGCATATGATATCTTAAAAAGCTATATCTAATTTCATGCAGTTCTTCTCAGTCCTCATGATGgtgacagaaagaagagaaatccTCTACATTTGCAATGGTAGAACTGCTTTGTGCCATTCTTGGTACAGCCACCTCTCCTATTTCACGTGGAAATAGCTTCTGACACCGATACTGCTTACAGGATCAGTGTAATTGAGAGTAATTTACAGGCTTCTCAGGTGCTTAAAACTTGTGATTATTCCTGCTTTACACAAAATTTGACCTCTTCGTCTCCATGTAAGCATGTACTACGTATGCTTTgagcttgctttcatttttcaagcGGTACAAACAACATTTCCATGCAAAGTAAGGGGGCGATACTgcaactgtttttaaaattggcAGCAGGGGTGTTTCCAAAGAATGAATACTGAAGAAAGTTACAATGgcctttacaaaaaaaaaaaaaatcagcgaATAAACTATGAATTTAAGGAAGTGtttgtgagaaaatgaaagggTGTAAGATGGAAATATGGCACGTGGGGGAAGGACAGAAAAGTGACATTAGTAGCTGACATGGAGCAAGAAGTGCACCTAACCAGGCACCCCTCTTCCCGCAGGCTGCAAGGAAGGTGACAGGACAtgattttctgtcctttgctgTGCTCTCCATAAACCCCGTGAGTCACCTCTCAGACATGCCTGCTGCCTGCCGTTAATGAGAGACTGAGCTGTAGCTGGTGCTTACAGTTGGGTGATACAAAAACACCTTAATGCTTTCATGCGCTTCTCCTTGGCGGGAAGGTTTCAGTGAGCTCTCCCTTTTGTTTCAATCTGCTCAGGCTCACGAGGTACCTAACCATAAAAACATTGgttatttgctgtttcattAAGAGTGTATAACTGTATTCCACAAAGGTTTTCGAAACAAGTTCACATGCACAGAGAGTTATTGGCAATGTCTGTAGCTGATGGCATATAGTTACTTTaagggaaaaatcaaaatgaaaggaGAGAGAGTGAAAGACAAGCAACGGGGGGCTCCAGGCAAGCATCCTTCTCTGAGTCTCTTCTCCAGTGCAGTATGTAGCTCCCCCTGTAATGCTTTTTCTACAGTATCAGTATAATTTTCATCAGGACTCACTTCTTACCAG is a window encoding:
- the MCHR2 gene encoding melanin-concentrating hormone receptor 2, which translates into the protein MSEFQSSCQNGTPGLFNRSWSGWHHYQVISAAETIILPSLIGIICSTGLVGNILIVFTIIRTQKKTIPDIYICNLAVADLVHIIGMPFLIHQWARGGEWVFGSPLCTIITSLDTCNQFTCSAIMTAMSLDRYLALVQPFRLTHLRTRSKTIRANLCLWVASLILMFPVWVYSKVIKFKDGLESCAFDLTSPDDVLWYTLYLTITTFFFPLPLIVICYILILCYTWETYQQNKKAESYTTSIPRQRVMRLTKMVFALVSVFVVSAAPFHVIQLVNLRVSQPTLTFYVSYYISICLSYASSSINPFLYILLSGNFQKRLRQCTNVEVRMAERDVNIIENTLKSSF